A genome region from Cyprinus carpio isolate SPL01 chromosome B23, ASM1834038v1, whole genome shotgun sequence includes the following:
- the LOC109058558 gene encoding tyrosine-protein kinase SRK3-like has product MEKCCRSCMPCLKTLWDCIWPEFYYPSMARPAEIRTVSGDIRVPAPKKKPAQLYAALFDFEARSEEELTVKEGDKLSVIEKRGDYVLAKKLTGTLESGLVPANYVALVQDEFANYRWYYGNINRQKAEKLLLSSQNKTGSFLVRISESHSDEYTISARSENSVFHFRIHRSPIGAYFVSDKISFGTLDELIRYYQQNSRSLGCPLDQPCEQQRELFDMEPWERPREEFQLLKKLGEGHFGEVWEAVWITKKQKVAIKMLKQEDTKLDEFVKEVHALKNLHHPKLIELLALCTRGEPVYIVTELMTKGSLKLYLASPEGQVLTSAHLIYMAGQIAEGMAYLEDRHIVHRDLAARNILVGEDLVCKVADFGLARIIKDSVYTASRNTKIPVRWTAPEAALYQRFSVKSDVWSFGVLLYEMMSRGKMPYDGKNNKEVLEILSSGYRLPCPNHCPPNIYRIMLECWHAEASKRPSFHALHSQLDNIYSRIYFKTIEV; this is encoded by the exons ATGGAGAAGTGTTGTCGCAGCTGTATGCCCTGTCTGAAGACGCTGTGGGACTGCATATGGCCCGAGTTTTACTATCCGAGCATGGCTCGACCGGCCGAGATCCGCACGGTTTCGGGTGATATCCGGGTCCCGGCTCCGAAGAAGAAACCGGCGCAGCTGTACGCGGCGCTCTTCGACTTCGAAGCCCGCAGTGAGGAAGAGCTGACGGTGAAAGAAGGGGACAAACTGTCAGTCATAGAAAAGAGGGGAGATTATGTACTTGCCAAGAAGCTGACGGGGACCCTGGAGTCCGGACTGGTCCCTGCTAATTATGTGGCCCTAGTACAGGATGAATTCGCTAACTACAG ATGGTACTATGGGAATATAAACAGACAAAAGGCTGAGAAGCTGCTTCTGAGTTCACAGAACAAAACTGGCTCCTTTCTGGTGAGGATCAGTGAGAGCCACAGTGATGAATATACTATCTCAG CCAGAAGTGAAAATAGTGTCTTCCATTTCCGTATTCATCGCTCACCGATTGGTGCTTACTTTGTATCTGACAAGATCTCTTTTGGCACTCTGGATGAGCTCATCAGATACTACCAGCAAAACTCCAGAAGTCTGGGATGCCCCTTAGACCAGCCATGTGAACAGCAA AGGGAGTTGTTTGATATGGAGCCATGGGAGCGGCCGAGGGAGGAGTTTCAGCTACTCAAGAAGCTGGGGGAAGGCCATTTTGGGGAAGTCTGGGAAGCTGTCTGGATCACAAAGAAACAGAAAGTGGCCATCAAGATGCTCAAACAAG AGGACACAAAATTGGATGAGTTTGTGAAGGAGGTCCACGCACTGAAAAACCTGCACCATCCTAAACTGATTGAGCTGTTGGCTCTCTGCACACGAGGGGAGCCGGTCTACATTGTCACTGAGCTCATGACTAAAGGAAGTCTAAAACTGTATCTTGCTT CACCGGAGGGTCAGGTGTTGACCTCTGCTCACCTGATCTACATGGCTGGTCAGATAGCAGAAGGAATGGCGTATCTGGAAGATCGACACATTGTCCACAGAGACCTTGCAGCTCGAAACATCCTGGTTGGAGAAGACCTGGTGTGTAAAGTGGCTGATTTCGGTTTGGCTCGCATCATTAAG GATAGTGTGTATACCGCTAGTAGAAACACCAAGATTCCTGTGCGGTGGACGGCTCCAGAAGCTGCTCTCTACCAGCGTTTCTCAGTCAAATCTGACGTCTGGTCCTTTGGAGTGCTGCTGTATGAGATGATGTCACGTGGAAAGATGCCATATGATG GGAAGAATAATAAGGAGGTGTTGGAGATCCTGTCATCGGGGTACAGGTTACCGTGTCCAAATCACTGCCCCCCAAACATCTACCGCATTATGTTGGAATGCTGGCACGCAGAGGCTTCCAAACGGCCCTCGTTTCATGCCCTTCACAGTCAGCTGGATAATATCTACTCCAGAATCTACTTCAAAACCATTGAGGTGTAG